Part of the Maridesulfovibrio sp. genome, CAACTTTACCGAGAAGTGCCTTGCCCACGGGGGATTCAATGGAGATGATTCCTTTTTTGAAATCGCTCTCATCCGGTCCCATGATGGTGTAAGTCTTTTCATTGCCGGTATCGATATCTTCAAGAGTCACAGTCGCTCCGAAGGTGATCTTTTCACCGCCGAGTGTGGCCATGTCTACAACGTTGAACTGGGGGATGCGCGATTCAATGTAATTGATTTTCGCTTCAAGCATTCCCTGTCTTTCCCGGGCTGCGTGGTAACCGCCGTTTTCTTTCAGGTCGCCTTCTTCGCGAGCTTCCGCAATGGCTTTGATTACCTCAGGGCGCTCTTTTTTAAGAGATGCCAACTCCGCTTTGATTTTTGCAAATCCTTCTTTTGAAATGGGTATAGTGCTCATTCCATAAACCTCTAATTATTCCGTCGTTGTCAATAAAAATGCAGCCACTGCCGAAAAGGTCTTTCCGGAAGTGAGGCTGCTTTGGGTACAGGTTGCAGGGCAACCTTTCAGTTGCTGAAAGTTCTGGGTAGAACATCCTTTGAAGTAGGTCAAGTCGCATTTGCCAAAAGATAAATTGTTTTGGTGTTTTTTTAATATTATTAAAGTGTTGTCTGGTGTTGAGTTACTTTCAATGATACCTGTTATGGACATTTTCGACT contains:
- the greA gene encoding transcription elongation factor GreA; the protein is MSTIPISKEGFAKIKAELASLKKERPEVIKAIAEAREEGDLKENGGYHAARERQGMLEAKINYIESRIPQFNVVDMATLGGEKITFGATVTLEDIDTGNEKTYTIMGPDESDFKKGIISIESPVGKALLGKVEGDEVVVNAPKGKIEYGIVSVIFNGPIS